The Lepus europaeus isolate LE1 chromosome 5, mLepTim1.pri, whole genome shotgun sequence genome includes the window CCCGAGGTGATGTGTGTAGCCCGTTGACTCACTGCGTGTATGGATCTTGTGTATTGAGTCTCAACACCATTTCATGAACTCTGCACATCTTCAATTCCTCCCGCTTTCCTAAGCCTGAAACCCATGATGTTGGGATAATAGACGTTGCCACACGTTTCTCATGAACTGTCTGTTGTCGTCTCTTCAGGTGCTACCCATGGCATGCCTAAACCCAGAGCCGAAAGAGGAGTGACTTACAAGCGGCCAGGGCTGCGTCCTCTGGAGCCCAGGGCTTGGTGGTGAGCCGCGAGGGCCGCCGGGGCCTGTCCAGCCGGCACCATGGAGAGGATCAGCGCCTTCTTCAGCTCCATGTGGGACACCATCTTGGTCAAACACCAGGAGGGCGTCTTCAACACCATCTGCCTGGGCATCCTCCTGGGGCTGCCGCTGCTGGTGCTGCTCACCGCCGTCTTCAtctgctgccactgctgctggaGCCGGCCAGGCAAGGGCAGCCGGCA containing:
- the KIAA0040 gene encoding uncharacterized protein KIAA0040 homolog, with the translated sequence MERISAFFSSMWDTILVKHQEGVFNTICLGILLGLPLLVLLTAVFICCHCCWSRPGKGSRQPEQNRRKKRRKKDEEDLWISAQPKLLQMEKRPSLPV